One genomic window of Micrococcus flavus includes the following:
- a CDS encoding cation:proton antiporter produces the protein MHGTTLALIELGAVLLLLGILGRVAARIGMSPVPLYLLGGLMIGVGGLVVSGVDASGDLHSPVGAIDEFSTLAAEIGVVLLLLTLGLEYSARELMTGLRGSWRAGLLDVALNFTPGAVAGWLLGWGAVGAVVLGGITYISSSGIIAKVLNDLGRVGNRETPVMLSVLVFEDLAMAVYLPLMTALVAGSAFLAGLQAVGIALVVVTAVLFTALRFGPQISRLVHSPDQETFLLKVLGLALLVAGVAGALQVSAGVGAFLVGIAVSGAAAKQARSVLEPLRDMFAALFFVLFGMNVDPRTLPPVLLGALALAVVTAATKLLTGYLAARAAGIGIAGRWRAGAALTIRGEFSIVIAGLAVASGSMPPEVSAFATAYVLILAVAGPVLTRSADGFGRRRAAAARERAERRTREAPLV, from the coding sequence ATGCACGGCACCACGCTCGCGCTGATCGAGCTCGGCGCGGTCCTGCTCCTGCTCGGGATCCTCGGGCGCGTGGCCGCCCGGATCGGCATGTCCCCCGTGCCCCTGTACCTGCTCGGCGGCCTGATGATCGGCGTCGGCGGGCTCGTGGTCTCCGGCGTGGACGCCTCCGGGGACCTGCACAGCCCCGTGGGGGCGATCGACGAGTTCAGCACGCTGGCCGCGGAGATCGGCGTGGTCCTGCTGCTGCTCACGCTCGGGCTGGAGTACTCGGCCCGCGAGCTGATGACCGGGCTGCGGGGGTCGTGGCGCGCTGGCCTGCTGGACGTGGCCCTGAACTTCACCCCGGGCGCCGTGGCGGGCTGGCTGCTGGGCTGGGGCGCGGTGGGCGCCGTCGTCCTGGGCGGCATCACCTACATCTCCTCCTCCGGCATCATCGCCAAGGTGCTCAACGACCTGGGCCGCGTGGGCAACCGCGAGACCCCGGTGATGCTCTCCGTGCTCGTGTTCGAGGACCTCGCCATGGCCGTGTACCTGCCGCTGATGACGGCCCTGGTGGCCGGCAGCGCGTTCCTGGCGGGTCTGCAGGCGGTGGGGATCGCGCTCGTGGTGGTGACGGCGGTGCTGTTCACCGCCCTGCGGTTCGGCCCCCAGATCTCCCGCCTGGTGCACTCCCCGGACCAGGAGACGTTCCTGCTCAAGGTCCTCGGCCTCGCGCTGCTGGTGGCCGGCGTGGCGGGCGCGCTGCAGGTGTCCGCCGGCGTCGGCGCGTTCCTGGTCGGGATCGCCGTCTCGGGTGCGGCGGCCAAGCAGGCCCGGTCCGTCCTGGAGCCGCTGCGGGACATGTTCGCGGCGCTGTTCTTCGTGCTCTTCGGGATGAACGTGGACCCGCGCACCCTGCCGCCCGTGCTGCTCGGCGCCCTGGCGCTGGCCGTGGTCACCGCCGCCACCAAGCTGCTCACCGGGTACCTCGCGGCGCGGGCCGCGGGGATCGGGATCGCCGGCCGCTGGCGCGCCGGGGCGGCGCTGACCATCCGCGGCGAGTTCTCCATCGTGATCGCGGGCCTGGCCGTGGCCTCCGGGAGCATGCCGCCCGAGGTCTCCGCCTTCGCCACCGCGTACGTGCTGATCCTGGCCGTGGCCGGACCCGTGCTCACCCGCTCGGCGGACGGGTTCGGCCGGCGACGGGCCGCCGCGGCCCGGGAGCGGGCGGAGCGCCGGACGCGCGAGGCGCCTCTGGTGTAG
- a CDS encoding cation:proton antiporter regulatory subunit: protein MSLNETPLPGIGVRRELDIAAGRRIGVVTHRDGQTDLILSDRDDPDACAASIPLTLDEAASLGALLAGPRLVAQLEDEHAELPGITTRQLILPHESPYAGEELGSTRMRTRTGVSIVAVVRAGVTHPSPGPDFLLEGGDLVIVVGTGEGVRQAEKLLAV from the coding sequence ATGAGCCTGAACGAGACCCCGCTGCCGGGGATCGGCGTGCGCCGCGAACTCGACATCGCCGCCGGGCGCCGGATCGGCGTGGTCACCCACCGCGACGGGCAGACCGACCTGATCCTCTCCGACCGCGACGACCCGGACGCGTGCGCCGCGTCCATCCCGCTCACCCTGGACGAGGCCGCCAGCCTGGGAGCCCTGCTGGCCGGGCCGCGCCTGGTGGCCCAGCTCGAGGACGAGCACGCCGAGCTGCCCGGCATCACCACGCGGCAGCTGATCCTGCCGCACGAGTCCCCCTACGCGGGCGAGGAGCTCGGCTCCACCCGCATGCGCACCCGCACGGGGGTCTCGATCGTGGCCGTGGTGCGGGCCGGCGTCACCCACCCCTCCCCCGGGCCGGACTTCCTGCTCGAGGGCGGGGACCTCGTGATCGTGGTGGGCACCGGCGAGGGCGTGCGGCAGGCGGAGAAGCTGCTGGCCGTGTGA
- the dcd gene encoding dCTP deaminase, giving the protein MLLSDRDIRAELASGRIGLDPLETSMVQPASVDVRLDRFFRLFDNHRYAHIDPAQEQDELTRLVEVDPAEPFILHPGEFVLGSTYEQVTLPDDVAARLEGKSSLGRLGLLTHSTAGFVDPGFTGHVTLELSNVATLPITLWPGMKIGQLCFFRLSSPAETPYGAGGNKNRYQGQRGPTASRSHRDFHITRIER; this is encoded by the coding sequence GTGCTGCTCTCCGACCGCGACATCCGCGCCGAGCTGGCCTCCGGCCGCATCGGCCTCGACCCGCTCGAGACCTCGATGGTCCAGCCCGCGTCCGTGGACGTCCGACTGGACCGGTTCTTCCGGCTGTTCGACAACCACCGGTACGCGCACATCGACCCCGCGCAGGAGCAGGACGAGCTCACCCGCCTCGTGGAGGTCGACCCCGCCGAGCCGTTCATCCTGCACCCCGGCGAGTTCGTCCTCGGCTCCACCTACGAGCAGGTCACCCTGCCCGACGACGTCGCCGCGCGCCTCGAGGGCAAGTCCTCGCTCGGCCGGCTGGGCCTACTGACCCACTCGACCGCCGGCTTCGTGGACCCGGGCTTCACCGGTCACGTCACCCTCGAGCTGTCCAACGTGGCCACGCTGCCGATCACGCTGTGGCCCGGCATGAAGATCGGCCAGCTGTGCTTCTTCCGGCTCTCCTCGCCCGCCGAGACCCCGTACGGGGCCGGGGGCAACAAGAACCGGTACCAGGGCCAGCGCGGCCCCACCGCCTCCCGCTCGCACCGGGACTTCCACATCACCCGGATCGAGCGCTGA
- a CDS encoding Na+/H+ antiporter subunit A → MLVLLTALFAVALLAPVIFRRTGRRGFHVLALVPAAGFVWVLTQLPRVTALQDALDRGAPVPAGSAHLERVVPWVPYLDIELTFRMDALAAFMSLIVLGVGALVLAYCARYFRAHEPRNAVFGAQLLAFAGAMFGLVTTDDVMVLYTFWEITSVLSFLLIGYSGHRIFARRSAIQALIVTTFGGLAMLVGLIMLAVHAGSWRISGILTAAPGLVDDGMPRGLLEAAVALVLVGALSKSAQVPFHFWLPAAMAAPTPVSAYLHAAAMVKAGVFLVARLAPGFAELGSWQVLVLGVGLWTLLLGGWRALRQTDIKLVIAYGTVSQLGFLMVANGLGTRDAAMAGLAMLLAHALFKAPLFMVVGVIDHEAGTRDLRQLSGIGRRHPWLAAVGVVAGASMAGLPPLFGFVAKESVLESLLHHAEHTGTAWGWAPLVGLALGSVLTFAYTWRFLWGAFATKGPRDSEAGEPVPVTRFHSALTPEDLAPMAVLALACVALGMAPGAAEGLIRAHTHALPALEPGSTPAYLALWHGLTPVLAISAGIWLAGALLALARRPFARLQARTAFPVEAAGAYQRIMAGVDTAAVRVTGRTQTGSLRRYLFIILTTAAGLPALAMVFPAGEEGRVLALAFLEADLRAFETPVQLGIVLIACCAAVLAVRARRRFMALMLVSVTGYAAAALFALRGAPDLAITQVLVETIILITAILGLRVLPPDWHSRTTGRRRLPRLVLGVGFALVMMWVAATALGARTAERVSLPMPELAYEFGYGANAVNVTLVDLRAWDTWGEITVLAAAATGVASLVFLEHRDKRRRDLATVVPGSVGNYGTDSALGSRELSVVRSFAVDDRNDQWLTAGHTMAPERRSIILEVVTRFLFPALMLLSVYLLLAGHNTPGGGFAGGLLAGLALTLRYLAGGRYELQEASRIPAGALLGLGLGVATVTGMAPLLFGGQVLQSYKVEFHDLPLFGDSVKLVTATAFDIGVYLVVIGLVIDVLRSLGAEIDRRGEKWQGARQRAARRRTRPRPLRPGPRPSPEPAPRAAEPQTDPVRPEEATP, encoded by the coding sequence ATGCTCGTCCTGCTGACCGCCCTCTTCGCCGTCGCGCTCCTGGCCCCGGTGATCTTCCGGCGGACGGGGCGGCGGGGCTTCCACGTGCTGGCGCTGGTGCCGGCCGCCGGGTTCGTCTGGGTGCTCACCCAGCTGCCGCGCGTCACCGCCCTCCAGGACGCCCTGGACCGCGGCGCGCCGGTGCCCGCCGGCTCCGCCCACCTCGAGCGGGTGGTCCCCTGGGTGCCCTACCTGGACATCGAGCTGACGTTCCGGATGGACGCCCTGGCCGCGTTCATGTCCCTGATCGTCCTGGGCGTCGGCGCGCTGGTGCTCGCGTACTGCGCCCGCTACTTCCGCGCGCACGAGCCGCGCAACGCGGTCTTCGGCGCCCAGCTGCTGGCGTTCGCCGGCGCCATGTTCGGGCTGGTCACCACGGACGACGTCATGGTGCTCTACACCTTCTGGGAGATCACCTCGGTGCTCTCCTTCCTGCTGATCGGCTACTCGGGGCACCGCATCTTCGCGCGCCGCTCCGCGATCCAGGCGCTGATCGTGACCACCTTCGGCGGTCTGGCGATGCTCGTGGGCCTGATCATGCTCGCGGTGCACGCCGGCTCGTGGCGGATCTCCGGCATCCTCACCGCCGCCCCGGGCCTCGTCGACGACGGGATGCCGCGCGGGCTGCTGGAGGCCGCCGTCGCGCTCGTGCTGGTCGGCGCCCTGTCCAAGTCCGCGCAGGTGCCGTTCCACTTCTGGCTGCCCGCCGCCATGGCCGCGCCGACCCCGGTGTCCGCGTACCTGCACGCGGCCGCCATGGTGAAGGCCGGCGTGTTCCTGGTGGCGCGGCTGGCCCCGGGCTTCGCCGAGCTGGGCTCGTGGCAGGTGCTCGTGCTCGGCGTCGGCCTGTGGACCCTCCTGCTGGGCGGCTGGCGCGCCCTGCGCCAGACCGACATCAAGCTCGTGATCGCGTACGGCACCGTGTCCCAGCTCGGCTTCCTGATGGTGGCCAACGGCCTGGGCACGCGGGACGCGGCCATGGCCGGCCTGGCCATGCTCCTGGCGCACGCGCTGTTCAAGGCGCCGCTGTTCATGGTGGTCGGGGTGATCGACCACGAGGCCGGCACGCGTGACCTCCGCCAGCTCTCCGGCATCGGGCGGCGCCACCCCTGGCTGGCCGCCGTGGGCGTGGTGGCGGGCGCCTCCATGGCCGGGCTGCCGCCCCTGTTCGGCTTCGTGGCCAAGGAGTCCGTCCTGGAGTCCCTGCTGCACCACGCCGAGCACACCGGCACGGCGTGGGGCTGGGCGCCGCTCGTGGGCCTGGCCCTGGGCTCGGTGCTGACGTTCGCCTACACGTGGCGGTTCCTGTGGGGCGCGTTCGCCACCAAGGGCCCGCGGGACTCGGAGGCCGGGGAGCCCGTCCCGGTCACCCGCTTCCACTCGGCCCTGACCCCCGAGGACCTCGCGCCCATGGCGGTGCTGGCCCTGGCGTGCGTGGCGCTGGGCATGGCCCCCGGCGCCGCCGAGGGCCTCATCCGGGCCCACACGCACGCGCTGCCCGCGCTCGAGCCCGGGAGCACGCCCGCCTACCTCGCCCTGTGGCACGGCCTGACCCCGGTGCTCGCGATCTCCGCCGGCATCTGGCTGGCCGGCGCGCTCCTGGCGCTCGCCCGCCGCCCGTTCGCCCGTCTCCAGGCCCGGACCGCGTTCCCGGTCGAGGCCGCCGGGGCCTACCAGCGGATCATGGCCGGCGTGGACACGGCCGCCGTGCGGGTCACCGGCCGCACGCAGACCGGCTCGCTGCGTCGCTACCTGTTCATCATCCTGACCACCGCCGCGGGCCTGCCCGCCCTCGCCATGGTCTTCCCCGCGGGGGAGGAGGGCCGGGTGCTGGCCCTGGCCTTCCTCGAGGCGGACCTGCGGGCGTTCGAGACCCCCGTCCAGCTGGGGATCGTGCTGATCGCGTGCTGCGCCGCCGTCCTGGCCGTCCGGGCCCGCCGTCGCTTCATGGCCCTCATGCTGGTCTCCGTGACCGGCTACGCCGCCGCCGCCCTCTTCGCGCTGCGCGGCGCCCCCGACCTCGCCATCACCCAGGTGCTGGTGGAGACGATCATCCTGATCACCGCCATCCTCGGCCTGCGTGTCCTCCCGCCCGACTGGCACTCCAGGACCACCGGTCGACGCCGGCTGCCCCGCCTCGTGCTCGGCGTCGGCTTCGCCCTCGTGATGATGTGGGTGGCCGCCACGGCGCTCGGCGCCCGCACCGCCGAGCGGGTCTCCCTGCCCATGCCCGAGCTGGCCTACGAGTTCGGCTACGGCGCGAACGCCGTCAACGTGACCCTCGTGGACCTGCGCGCGTGGGACACGTGGGGCGAGATCACCGTGCTGGCCGCCGCGGCCACGGGTGTGGCCTCCCTGGTGTTCCTGGAGCACCGGGACAAGCGCCGCCGGGACCTGGCCACCGTGGTCCCCGGCAGCGTGGGCAACTACGGCACCGACTCCGCCCTCGGCAGCCGCGAGCTGTCCGTGGTGCGCAGCTTCGCCGTGGACGACCGCAACGACCAGTGGCTCACCGCGGGCCACACGATGGCTCCGGAGCGCCGCTCGATCATCCTCGAGGTGGTCACCCGGTTCCTGTTCCCCGCACTCATGCTGCTCTCCGTGTACCTCCTGCTCGCCGGTCACAACACCCCGGGCGGCGGCTTCGCCGGCGGTCTGCTCGCCGGCCTGGCGCTGACCCTGCGCTACCTCGCGGGCGGGCGCTACGAGCTGCAGGAGGCCTCCCGCATCCCCGCGGGGGCCCTGCTGGGCCTGGGCCTGGGCGTCGCCACCGTCACCGGCATGGCCCCGCTGCTGTTCGGCGGCCAGGTGCTGCAGTCCTACAAGGTCGAGTTCCACGACCTGCCGCTGTTCGGGGACTCGGTCAAGCTCGTCACCGCCACCGCGTTCGACATCGGCGTGTACCTCGTGGTGATCGGTCTCGTGATCGACGTCCTGCGCTCCCTGGGCGCGGAGATCGACCGCCGCGGCGAGAAGTGGCAGGGCGCCCGGCAGCGGGCCGCCCGCCGCCGCACCCGGCCGCGGCCCCTGCGCCCGGGGCCGCGCCCCTCGCCCGAGCCGGCGCCCCGCGCCGCCGAGCCCCAGACCGATCCCGTCCGCCCCGAGGAGGCCACCCCGTGA
- a CDS encoding sodium:proton antiporter produces MTVDLALLLVMGVMFACGIYLLLERSLTRILLGIMLVNNAAVVLLFLASGGVGRSPLYEAGTDPRAYSDTLPQALILTAIVIGFATTAFLVAMIYRGWQLLRLDDVAADVEDLKVASQSSWDAEDDSVLTEETSEFMDDAADPNAEYERATASAPRAVDAAARSRPRHGRPVVRSGSSEGGDRP; encoded by the coding sequence ATGACTGTGGACCTCGCCCTCCTGCTGGTCATGGGCGTCATGTTCGCGTGCGGCATCTACCTGCTGCTCGAGCGCAGCCTCACCCGGATCCTGCTGGGGATCATGCTGGTCAACAACGCCGCGGTGGTGCTGCTGTTCCTCGCCTCCGGCGGCGTGGGCCGCTCGCCCCTGTACGAGGCCGGCACGGACCCGCGCGCCTACAGCGACACGCTGCCCCAGGCCCTGATCCTCACCGCGATCGTGATCGGCTTCGCCACCACCGCGTTCCTCGTGGCCATGATCTACCGCGGGTGGCAGCTGCTGCGCCTGGACGACGTCGCCGCGGACGTCGAGGACCTCAAGGTCGCCTCGCAGTCGTCCTGGGACGCCGAGGACGACTCGGTGCTCACGGAGGAGACGTCCGAGTTCATGGACGACGCCGCGGACCCCAACGCCGAGTACGAGCGGGCCACGGCGTCCGCCCCCCGTGCGGTGGACGCGGCCGCGCGGTCCCGGCCGCGCCACGGCCGTCCCGTGGTGCGCTCCGGCTCCTCCGAGGGGGGCGATCGTCCGTGA
- a CDS encoding Na+/H+ antiporter subunit D has protein sequence MIGTTPLTDLAPLSVMLPVLGAAVTFALVGRARAQVAVTVTALTLTLVLNCLLLADVWTSGVAAVEIGGWAAPVGISLVVDRLSALLLVVSSLITLAVLLYASAQGVISHDQGGPVSIFHPTFLVLVAGVSTAFLAGDLFNLFVGFEILLTSSYVLLTLGGTEQRIRAGITYVVVSVVSSVIFLIAIAMIYAATGTVNMADLAVKLGELPTDVQMVLHTLLLVGFGIKAAVFPLSFWLPDSYPTAPAPVTAVFAGLLTKVGVYAMIRTETLLFPGEHVNDLLMVSAALTMMVGILGALAQTDLKRILSFILVSHIGYMIFGLALATQVGLTATVYYVGHHITVQTALFLVTGLIEQRAGTANIDRLGSLAKVSPVIGVLFLLPALNLGGIPPLSGFFGKVGLLRGGVQDGGPLAYTLVGVSVLASLLTLLVLVRAYTRAFWRKVEDVEHPTPQLVAAYERVTARGKRLKPLAMGLVLPTAGLVAMTLAFTVFAGPLYDLADRAATDMLDRSPYISAVLGPESAERAAVSLRHDPTEVHDARN, from the coding sequence ATGATCGGAACGACGCCTCTGACGGACCTCGCGCCCCTCTCCGTGATGCTCCCCGTGCTCGGGGCGGCGGTCACGTTCGCGCTCGTGGGCCGCGCCCGCGCCCAGGTCGCCGTCACGGTGACCGCCCTGACGCTGACCCTGGTGCTGAACTGCCTCCTGCTGGCCGACGTCTGGACCTCGGGGGTGGCCGCCGTCGAGATCGGCGGGTGGGCCGCCCCGGTGGGGATCTCCCTGGTGGTGGACCGCCTCTCCGCCCTCCTGCTGGTGGTCTCCTCGCTGATCACGCTGGCGGTGCTCCTGTACGCCTCGGCGCAGGGCGTGATCAGCCATGACCAGGGCGGCCCCGTGAGCATCTTCCACCCCACCTTCCTGGTGCTGGTGGCCGGCGTGTCCACCGCGTTCCTGGCCGGGGACCTCTTCAACCTCTTCGTGGGCTTCGAGATCCTGCTGACCTCCTCGTACGTGCTCCTGACCCTCGGCGGCACCGAGCAGCGGATCCGGGCGGGCATCACCTACGTGGTGGTCTCCGTGGTCTCCTCGGTCATCTTCCTGATCGCGATCGCCATGATCTACGCGGCCACCGGCACCGTGAACATGGCGGACCTGGCCGTGAAGCTCGGCGAGCTGCCCACCGACGTGCAGATGGTCCTGCACACCCTCCTGCTGGTGGGCTTCGGCATCAAGGCCGCCGTGTTCCCGCTGTCCTTCTGGCTGCCGGACTCCTACCCGACGGCGCCCGCGCCGGTCACCGCCGTCTTCGCGGGCCTGCTCACCAAGGTGGGCGTCTACGCGATGATCCGCACGGAGACCCTGCTGTTCCCGGGGGAGCACGTGAACGACCTGCTGATGGTCTCGGCCGCGCTGACCATGATGGTGGGCATCCTCGGCGCGCTGGCCCAGACGGACCTCAAGCGCATCCTGTCCTTCATCCTGGTCTCGCACATCGGGTACATGATCTTCGGCCTCGCCCTGGCCACCCAGGTGGGCCTGACGGCCACGGTCTACTACGTGGGCCACCACATCACCGTCCAGACCGCCCTGTTCCTGGTGACGGGCCTGATCGAGCAGCGGGCGGGCACCGCCAACATCGACCGTCTCGGCTCGCTGGCCAAGGTCTCGCCCGTGATCGGTGTCCTGTTCCTGCTGCCGGCCCTCAACCTGGGCGGCATCCCGCCGCTCTCCGGATTCTTCGGCAAGGTGGGCCTGCTGCGCGGCGGTGTCCAGGACGGCGGCCCGCTGGCGTACACGCTCGTGGGCGTCTCCGTGCTCGCCTCTCTGCTCACGCTGCTCGTCCTCGTCCGCGCCTACACGCGCGCGTTCTGGCGCAAGGTGGAGGACGTGGAGCACCCGACGCCGCAGCTCGTGGCTGCCTACGAACGCGTCACGGCGCGCGGCAAGCGGCTCAAGCCCCTCGCGATGGGCCTCGTCCTGCCGACGGCCGGGCTCGTGGCCATGACCCTGGCGTTCACCGTCTTCGCCGGACCCCTGTACGACCTCGCCGACCGGGCTGCGACGGACATGCTGGACCGCTCGCCGTACATCAGCGCGGTGCTGGGGCCCGAGTCCGCCGAGCGCGCCGCCGTGAGCCTTCGCCACGACCCGACGGAGGTGCACGATGCCCGCAACTGA
- a CDS encoding Na+/H+ antiporter subunit E has translation MPATDPTAVAAERPAPTEGRGSLLRQWPLLLGMVLLWCAVWQDFSPHVMLTGVVFSLLVQVLFPMPPVPFADRFHPGHALVFTGRFLWDVVRSSVSVTGVILTQGRRVRSSVVRVPLRSHNDIVLTLVSHALALIPGSIVLDVDRAGAVLYLHVLDVHTDADMDAYRATALDVEAGIIRAVGSRADMALLRAHPHSAPSSEGMTDRRRHPAYRTELLPDTPGPAGPTDAERGGPR, from the coding sequence ATGCCCGCAACTGACCCCACCGCCGTCGCCGCCGAGCGTCCGGCCCCCACCGAGGGCCGCGGGTCCCTCCTGCGGCAGTGGCCGCTGCTGCTGGGCATGGTGCTGCTGTGGTGCGCCGTGTGGCAGGACTTCTCCCCGCACGTGATGCTCACCGGCGTCGTGTTCTCCCTGCTGGTGCAGGTGCTGTTCCCCATGCCCCCGGTGCCCTTCGCGGACCGCTTCCACCCCGGGCACGCGCTCGTGTTCACGGGCCGGTTCCTGTGGGACGTGGTGCGCTCGTCCGTGTCCGTGACCGGGGTGATCCTCACGCAGGGTCGCCGCGTGCGCAGCTCCGTGGTGCGGGTGCCCCTGCGCAGCCACAACGACATCGTGCTGACGCTCGTCAGCCACGCGCTGGCCCTCATCCCGGGCTCGATCGTCCTGGACGTGGACCGGGCCGGCGCCGTCCTGTACCTGCACGTGCTGGACGTACACACGGACGCGGACATGGACGCGTACCGCGCCACCGCGCTGGACGTGGAGGCGGGCATCATCCGCGCGGTCGGCTCGCGGGCGGATATGGCCCTGCTGCGCGCGCATCCGCACTCCGCCCCCTCGTCCGAGGGGATGACGGACCGGCGTCGCCACCCCGCCTACCGCACCGAGCTGCTCCCGGACACGCCGGGCCCGGCCGGCCCCACCGACGCCGAGCGAGGAGGACCCCGATGA
- a CDS encoding monovalent cation/H+ antiporter complex subunit F, translating to MTPPLLVAAWAGGALLLIGAVASVYRIVKGPSLLDRVVATDVLLVVLSSALVLDMAVREHTDTVILVLLAAAVGFLGSVTVARFVEDRRPDHPQEENALVPGTSDVPTREEA from the coding sequence ATGACCCCGCCCCTGCTGGTGGCCGCCTGGGCCGGCGGAGCACTGCTCCTGATCGGCGCGGTCGCATCCGTCTACCGGATCGTGAAGGGACCCTCGCTGCTGGACCGGGTGGTCGCCACGGACGTGCTCCTGGTGGTGCTGTCCTCGGCGCTCGTCCTGGACATGGCCGTGCGGGAGCACACGGACACCGTGATCCTCGTGCTGCTGGCCGCCGCGGTCGGCTTCCTGGGCTCCGTCACGGTCGCCCGGTTCGTGGAGGACCGCCGACCGGACCACCCCCAGGAGGAGAACGCCCTGGTGCCGGGCACCTCGGACGTCCCCACCCGAGAGGAGGCCTGA
- the mnhG gene encoding monovalent cation/H(+) antiporter subunit G gives MDGTWIDWLAAALLIAGAFFSFVAGVGLVVLPDLLSRMHASAKPQVLGLLLMLTGLALVWGSWAWVPVLLAAWVMQMIAAPVASHLISRTGYRTKHMRRDLLHRDDLAAQARRVPREPLPATMPDVEGHGPLGDQEER, from the coding sequence ATGGACGGGACCTGGATCGACTGGCTGGCCGCGGCGTTGCTGATCGCGGGCGCCTTCTTCTCCTTCGTGGCCGGGGTGGGGCTCGTGGTGCTCCCGGACCTGCTCTCCCGCATGCACGCCTCCGCGAAGCCGCAGGTGCTCGGCCTCCTGCTCATGCTGACCGGCCTGGCCCTCGTGTGGGGCTCCTGGGCGTGGGTGCCCGTGCTGCTCGCGGCGTGGGTGATGCAGATGATCGCCGCGCCGGTGGCGTCCCACCTGATCAGCCGCACCGGCTACCGGACCAAGCACATGCGCCGGGACCTGCTGCACCGGGACGACCTCGCGGCGCAGGCCCGCCGCGTGCCCCGCGAGCCGCTGCCCGCCACCATGCCGGACGTCGAGGGCCACGGACCGCTGGGGGACCAGGAGGAGCGCTGA
- a CDS encoding DUF4235 domain-containing protein produces the protein MEKVVQKLLATGITLGGSIVASRLVAGAWKVATGHDAPSDATDESVPLVEALAFTFASAGIAAVLKVVGQRSAASGVRKIADKTGKRVDNEV, from the coding sequence ATGGAGAAGGTCGTCCAGAAGCTCCTCGCCACCGGCATCACCCTCGGCGGCAGCATCGTGGCCTCGCGCCTCGTCGCCGGCGCCTGGAAGGTGGCCACCGGCCACGACGCGCCCTCGGACGCCACGGACGAGAGCGTGCCGCTCGTGGAGGCCCTCGCCTTCACCTTCGCCTCGGCGGGCATCGCCGCGGTGCTGAAGGTCGTCGGCCAGCGCAGCGCCGCCTCCGGCGTACGCAAGATCGCGGACAAGACCGGTAAGCGCGTCGACAACGAGGTCTGA
- a CDS encoding aminotransferase class IV has translation MPSTDHSPAPGEPVLVLLTAGPGGAPTPRLADPAAPHLTVTDQGATRGDGLFETALAVADASGVFAMRKPGAHLGRLAASAAALLLPVPEAPVWEEAIAAGLAAYADANEVAEGDRLAVRLTVTRGPEVGPGEPPRPSAWVLLSPAARPDPAERRAGVRVLLLDRGLDSTVAERAPWLLTGAKTLSYAVNMAALRHARAHGADDVVFTSADGYLLEGPTSTLLISRRGADSARRLVTPLRQKGILAGTSQSVIFAAAQAEGWALGYGPLVPADLEGADGLWLVSSVRGVLPIRAVDGREVPVDQELTELLQGWLDADVDPGDHLTGDPVRDEH, from the coding sequence ATGCCGTCCACCGACCACTCCCCCGCCCCCGGCGAGCCCGTCCTCGTCCTGCTGACCGCCGGCCCCGGCGGCGCGCCGACCCCGCGCCTGGCCGACCCCGCCGCCCCGCACCTGACCGTCACGGACCAGGGCGCGACCCGCGGCGACGGGCTGTTCGAGACCGCCCTCGCCGTGGCGGACGCCTCGGGCGTCTTCGCGATGCGCAAGCCGGGCGCCCACCTGGGCCGCCTGGCCGCCTCGGCCGCGGCGCTCCTGCTGCCCGTGCCGGAGGCGCCGGTGTGGGAGGAGGCGATCGCCGCGGGCCTGGCGGCCTACGCGGACGCCAACGAGGTCGCCGAGGGGGACCGCCTGGCCGTGAGGCTCACCGTCACGCGCGGGCCCGAGGTGGGCCCCGGCGAGCCGCCCCGGCCCAGCGCCTGGGTCCTGCTCTCGCCCGCGGCGCGGCCGGATCCCGCCGAGCGCCGCGCGGGCGTGCGGGTGCTGCTGCTGGACCGCGGCCTGGACTCCACCGTGGCCGAGCGGGCCCCGTGGCTGCTCACCGGCGCCAAGACCCTCTCCTATGCGGTCAACATGGCCGCCCTGCGGCACGCGCGCGCGCACGGCGCCGACGACGTCGTGTTCACGAGCGCGGACGGCTACCTCCTCGAGGGGCCGACCTCCACCCTGTTGATCTCCCGCCGCGGGGCCGACAGCGCCCGGCGCCTGGTCACGCCGCTGCGCCAGAAGGGCATCCTGGCCGGCACCTCCCAGTCCGTGATCTTCGCGGCGGCGCAGGCCGAGGGGTGGGCTCTGGGCTACGGCCCGCTCGTGCCGGCGGACCTCGAGGGCGCGGACGGGCTGTGGCTGGTCTCCTCGGTCCGGGGGGTGCTGCCCATCCGCGCGGTGGACGGCCGGGAGGTCCCCGTGGACCAGGAGCTCACCGAGCTCCTGCAGGGCTGGCTCGACGCGGACGTCGACCCCGGGGACCACCTGACCGGGGACCCGGTCCGGGACGAGCACTGA